One region of Pseudoalteromonas galatheae genomic DNA includes:
- a CDS encoding glycosyltransferase has protein sequence MFQHFVLTRFNLRKKDWLETKSKTQVLTDEWMRNRLELFEHYCFSSVKAQTEQNFNWLVFFDVSTAPEFRETIDRLASEFRAFIPIYADGMEDFLPAIQRELNARLTQPYLITSRLDNDDCLHQDYIKEVQAQFDQQSFLAVDFIDGFTLQVAPKVRFAKHAHVHNPFLSLIETSKEYKTIWCNERHGYWSEIKQVKTVRKKPMWMSVIHIENKINAFKGFGDVNLEQLQAFNICPKAWNYIETHIEPYRAWRTQGVYHQLRTGWKVNAKILKRKLFHGDSTT, from the coding sequence ATGTTCCAACACTTTGTACTAACCCGTTTTAATTTGCGTAAGAAAGATTGGCTAGAAACGAAATCTAAAACACAAGTCCTAACCGATGAGTGGATGAGAAATCGGTTAGAGCTATTTGAACACTATTGTTTCTCTTCAGTGAAAGCACAAACGGAGCAAAATTTTAATTGGCTCGTCTTCTTTGACGTATCGACTGCTCCTGAGTTTCGCGAAACCATAGATCGTTTAGCTTCTGAGTTCCGAGCATTCATACCTATTTATGCTGATGGAATGGAGGATTTTTTACCAGCAATACAACGAGAGTTAAATGCACGATTAACCCAGCCATATTTGATTACTTCACGTCTGGATAATGATGACTGTTTACATCAGGACTATATAAAGGAAGTACAGGCACAGTTTGATCAACAGAGCTTTTTGGCTGTAGATTTTATTGATGGCTTTACACTTCAAGTAGCCCCAAAAGTGAGATTTGCCAAACATGCGCACGTGCATAATCCATTTTTAAGTCTAATTGAGACAAGTAAAGAGTATAAAACGATTTGGTGTAATGAGCGCCATGGTTATTGGTCGGAAATTAAGCAAGTGAAGACTGTACGAAAAAAACCAATGTGGATGTCTGTGATTCATATTGAGAACAAGATTAATGCATTCAAGGGTTTTGGTGATGTGAACCTAGAGCAACTTCAGGCATTCAATATTTGTCCGAAAGCTTGGAATTACATAGAGACACATATCGAGCCATATAGAGCCTGGCGTACCCAGGGTGTATATCATCAACTTCGAACGGGTTGGAAAGTCAACGCTAAAATACTGAAAAGGAAATTATTTCATGGAGACTCGACTACTTAG
- the rpsQ gene encoding 30S ribosomal protein S17 — protein MSDKIRTVQGRVISDKMDKSIVVAIERQVKHPIYGKFIKRTTKLHAHDENNTALAGDVVTIRECAPISKKKSWTLVDVIERPKKA, from the coding sequence ATGAGCGATAAGATCCGTACTGTACAAGGTCGTGTAATTAGCGACAAAATGGACAAGTCAATCGTTGTTGCTATCGAGCGTCAGGTTAAACACCCGATCTACGGTAAGTTCATCAAGCGTACAACTAAGTTGCACGCACACGATGAAAACAACACAGCACTAGCAGGTGACGTCGTGACTATTCGCGAATGTGCGCCAATCTCTAAGAAAAAATCTTGGACGCTAGTTGACGTGATTGAACGTCCTAAGAAAGCTTAA
- the rpmC gene encoding 50S ribosomal protein L29, which translates to MKASELKDKSVEELNAELLELLREQFNLRMQASTGQLAQTHELKKVRRNIARVKTVINQKAGA; encoded by the coding sequence ATGAAAGCTAGCGAACTTAAAGACAAAAGCGTAGAAGAGCTAAATGCTGAACTTCTAGAGCTTCTTCGTGAGCAGTTCAACCTGCGCATGCAAGCGAGCACTGGTCAGCTAGCTCAAACTCACGAGCTTAAGAAAGTACGTCGCAATATTGCGCGTGTGAAAACGGTTATCAACCAGAAGGCAGGTGCATAA